The following are encoded together in the Halorubrum lacusprofundi ATCC 49239 genome:
- a CDS encoding ArsC family transcriptional regulator gives MAAAFAEQERDRRGVGDRIEIVTGGTQPADHVHDIVVEAMAEVDIDISDRTPREVTPDELQAIDLVVTMGCSASDVCPATWNGENRDWGLDDPHGRPIEEVRAIRDEIAERVDAVFDDAVPESVSME, from the coding sequence ATGGCCGCCGCGTTTGCCGAGCAGGAACGCGACCGACGCGGCGTGGGTGACCGGATCGAGATCGTCACCGGCGGGACACAGCCCGCGGATCACGTCCACGACATCGTCGTTGAGGCGATGGCAGAAGTGGACATCGACATCAGCGACCGGACGCCCCGAGAGGTGACCCCCGATGAGCTACAAGCGATCGACCTCGTCGTCACCATGGGCTGTTCGGCCTCGGACGTGTGCCCAGCGACGTGGAACGGCGAGAACCGTGACTGGGGGCTCGACGATCCACATGGACGTCCGATCGAGGAGGTCCGCGCTATCCGCGACGAAATTGCGGAACGCGTCGATGCGGTGTTCGATGACGCTGTCCCGGAATCGGTATCCATGGAATGA
- a CDS encoding DUF4143 domain-containing protein — MTDPSDGSDFIADAEWHNEWWDTGNGSLSELEQTASLDPRSDLLKVLQSIDDEREDGTECLVYPIYGPTGIGKTTLLQQFIAAILDSDTVDFSPSHRDLDIVGSVDSRQILYVPLEDSLYHLEPSSSAVEKLENVIDYFRSHVAPRRGRKYIILDNIGALRLDEDEQSALLDLVDDDTYLLLTGIVESQVDLSGISASSEPKIKYPRAMLPMKFIDTIKQGAYDDSALLETDPDFALRVESDQTRSMDGEALIKDVRSNLSESENLDDAVASLNQLYFEAFSDVERDGLYEAAREYLQKGGIFLRATETPVKNELIRSHLLLYLYKELAEYESIQRPENLHRIASLAASQAGNELRYTDISDQLEVDRRTVDSYLSVLDDGLSVSESHDFSLQRHRRTRLYLRNPRHVVLLSQRQEHHGFETYEKTRSLNHEFEYKLARTVAFDHAKRLAWRVGGSGDEDPQVEYFETEAGTVDYILHNEDGVVVPFVLSYHPHAGNADEIAVEFDPTVGKHPVPGEEELLDLDYEAPYRFIIADSLPKEVTRTGSLVVERDGVDLCYIPYWLFLLIC; from the coding sequence ATGACAGACCCATCTGACGGTTCTGATTTCATCGCAGACGCTGAATGGCATAACGAATGGTGGGATACAGGCAATGGTTCGCTATCTGAGTTAGAGCAAACCGCTTCTCTAGACCCCAGATCAGACTTACTCAAAGTACTGCAGTCCATTGATGACGAGCGAGAAGACGGTACTGAGTGTCTCGTGTATCCCATTTACGGACCGACCGGAATCGGCAAAACAACGCTTCTTCAGCAATTCATCGCTGCAATCCTTGATTCAGACACCGTTGACTTCTCTCCCAGCCATCGTGATTTAGATATCGTCGGCTCCGTTGATTCACGCCAGATCCTCTATGTCCCTCTTGAGGATTCTCTCTACCATCTCGAACCTTCAAGCAGTGCTGTGGAAAAACTCGAAAACGTTATCGACTATTTCCGCTCTCACGTCGCTCCACGTCGAGGTCGTAAGTACATCATCCTCGACAATATCGGGGCTCTGCGACTCGATGAAGATGAACAGAGTGCTCTTCTAGACTTGGTCGATGATGATACCTATCTACTGCTGACCGGAATTGTAGAATCCCAGGTCGACTTGAGTGGGATCTCGGCTTCGAGCGAGCCCAAAATCAAGTATCCTCGTGCGATGCTACCGATGAAGTTCATCGACACCATCAAGCAAGGGGCATATGATGACTCTGCGTTACTCGAGACAGACCCTGATTTTGCTCTTCGTGTGGAGTCCGATCAAACGAGGAGTATGGACGGTGAGGCCCTGATAAAGGATGTCCGGAGTAATTTGTCTGAATCGGAAAACTTGGATGACGCGGTCGCGTCGTTGAATCAGCTTTACTTTGAAGCCTTCTCCGACGTTGAGCGAGATGGCCTGTATGAGGCCGCTCGTGAGTACCTGCAGAAAGGGGGAATCTTCCTACGTGCTACGGAAACCCCGGTCAAAAACGAACTCATTCGATCTCATCTCCTCCTGTATCTCTACAAGGAACTCGCAGAGTATGAATCGATTCAACGACCTGAGAATCTCCATCGAATCGCTTCATTAGCTGCGAGCCAAGCTGGGAATGAGCTTCGATATACCGACATCAGCGACCAGCTGGAAGTCGATCGGCGGACTGTCGATTCGTACCTGTCCGTGCTGGATGACGGACTCTCCGTTTCGGAATCCCACGACTTCTCACTTCAACGCCACCGCCGTACTCGACTCTATCTCCGGAATCCGCGCCACGTTGTACTTCTGTCCCAACGTCAGGAACACCACGGGTTCGAGACATACGAGAAGACGCGATCGCTCAATCACGAGTTCGAGTACAAGTTAGCTCGAACCGTCGCGTTCGACCATGCTAAGCGACTGGCATGGAGGGTTGGCGGCTCAGGTGATGAGGATCCCCAGGTTGAATACTTCGAGACTGAGGCGGGGACAGTCGACTACATCCTCCACAATGAGGATGGGGTAGTTGTCCCGTTCGTTCTCTCCTATCATCCACACGCAGGGAATGCCGATGAAATCGCAGTAGAATTCGATCCCACTGTCGGGAAGCATCCAGTACCCGGGGAAGAGGAGCTTCTCGATCTCGATTACGAAGCTCCCTACCGGTTCATCATTGCTGATAGCCTTCCAAAGGAAGTGACTCGAACCGGGTCACTCGTTGTGGAACGGGATGGCGTCGACCTCTGTTACATTCCTTACTGGCTGTTCCTCCTCATCTGCTAA